Proteins from a genomic interval of Paenibacillus lentus:
- the spoIIIAB gene encoding stage III sporulation protein SpoIIIAB, with the protein MVKMVGAALVILAATLAGLAKARQFASRPNQIRRLILALKRLETEIMYGYTPLPDALQRIADQSGEPIKALFEGAAAQMNPPLNWTAQQSLHHAVETRWKYTAMKAPEKEVMLQLGFTLGTSDRTNQLGHIATAIRQLESEEHAAREEQGRYEKMSKSLGLLGGAFIVILLY; encoded by the coding sequence ATGGTTAAGATGGTGGGCGCGGCATTGGTGATTCTGGCGGCAACGTTAGCTGGATTAGCGAAGGCAAGACAGTTTGCCAGTCGTCCGAATCAGATAAGGCGGCTCATTCTGGCCCTTAAGCGACTGGAAACAGAAATCATGTATGGCTACACGCCGTTGCCTGATGCCTTGCAGCGCATTGCGGATCAAAGCGGTGAGCCAATCAAAGCATTGTTCGAAGGAGCCGCAGCCCAGATGAATCCGCCGTTAAATTGGACAGCCCAGCAAAGCCTGCATCATGCCGTTGAGACTAGGTGGAAGTATACGGCAATGAAGGCACCAGAGAAGGAGGTCATGCTCCAGCTCGGTTTTACTTTAGGAACAAGCGACCGGACGAATCAGTTGGGGCATATCGCAACAGCCATACGCCAATTGGAGAGTGAGGAGCATGCCGCGCGAGAAGAACAAGGGCGTTATGAAAAAATGTCCAAAAGCTTAGGGCTGCTTGGCGGGGCGTTTATCGTTATTTTGCTCTACTAA